A stretch of Miscanthus floridulus cultivar M001 chromosome 13, ASM1932011v1, whole genome shotgun sequence DNA encodes these proteins:
- the LOC136500603 gene encoding heterogeneous nuclear ribonucleoprotein 1-like encodes MAGKMKELDGASPAKIFIGGLSKDTSMSTFKEHFGKYGDIIDAVIMKDRYTQKPRGFGFITFADPTVVDRVIEDEHVINRKLVEIKRTIPKGAAPLKDFKTKKIFVGGLPSALKEDEFMEFFSKFGKVVEHEIIRDHTTNRSRGFGFIVFDAEKAVDDLLAKKGNMIDLNGSQVEIKKAEPKKPSNQPPRSLDSEPRGRPYADSYDGFGSSYNYGGSFGPYRSPGSFGTRPGGYNSAYGPGDYGSGYATYGGALVGYRGEPSLYSSRYGSTYGGGFGGGYGGGSYAGGLAGAYGRDAGGYGGSSYGPSYDSSGANTGAGFGTGGLYGARTGYGSTSGSGAAGRYHPYGR; translated from the exons ATGGCCGGCAAGATGAAGGAGTTAGACGGCGCCAGCCCTGC TAAGATCTTCATCGGCGGGCTCTCCAAGGACACAAGCATGA GTACATTCAAAGAACATTTCGGGAAGTATGGGGATATAATTGATGCTGTCATAATGAAGGACCGCTACACTCAAAAGCCCAGAGGCTTTGGCTTTATTACCTTTGCTGATCCCACTGTTGTTGACAGAGTGATTGAGGATGAGCATGTTATCAATAGAAAGCTG GTTGAAATTAAGAGAACGATCCCTAAGGGAGCTGCTCCCTTGAAAGATTTCAAGACGAAGAAGATTTTTGTTGGTGGATTACCCTCAGCTCTAAAAGAAG ATGAATTCATGGAATTCTTTTCCAAGTTTGGAAAGGTTGTGGAGCATGAAATCATCCGTGACCATACAACCAACCGGTCACGTGGATTTGGTTTTATAGTATTTGATGCAGAAAAAGCGGTAGATGATTTATTAGCAAAGAAAGGCAATATGATTGATCTAAATGGTTCTCAG GTGGAGATCAAGAAGGCAGAACCAAAGAAACCCTCTAACCAACCACCTCGTTCACTTGATAGCGAACCTAGGGGCCGTCCATATGCAGACAGTTATGATGGATTTGGCAGCTCTTACAATTATGGTGGTAGTTTTGGTCCTTATAGATCACCTGGAAGTTTTGGCACTAGGCCTGGAGGTTACAATAGTGCTTATGGTCCTGGTGATTATGGTAGCGGCTATGCTACTTATGGTGGAGCATTAGTAGGATACCGTGGAGAGCCCTCCCTTTATTCTAGTCGCTATGGTAGCACTTATGGAGGCGGCTTTGGTGGCGGGTATGGTGGTGGCAGTTATGCTGGTGGATTAGCTGGTGCATACGGGCGTGATGCCGGGGGCTATGGTGGTTCTAGCTATGGTCCTAGTTATGATTCTTCAGGGGCTAATACTGGTGCTGGGTTTGGCACCGGTGGGCTTTATGGTGCTAGGACAGGCTATGGTAGCACTAGTGGCAGTGGTGCTGCTGGTCGTTACCATCCATATGGAAGATAG